GGCTGGCGGGCGCGGCCTGAACCGGACTCCACATTAATAATAACGCCGCCATAGCGCCTGTAACTGTTTTTGCGATTGCCTTGCTCATTGCCTATCTCCTTGTTCAAGTTGAACTATTTTTTTCAAAGAAAAAAATCCTCCCACAACACAACTCAGACTACGGAAGTCGGTCCTTCAAAACAATTACAGGAATATCGAAAGACATGTAGCGCTTTCACTACACAGACAAGAGATCATCCTCCGATCAAATGATTTCTAAGAGCGTAATGGATCAGGTCCGCATTGCTTTTCAAATCCAGTTTATCTAGAACTCGCGAACGGTAAGTGCTGACCGTATTGATGCTGATCGCCAGCTCATCGGCGATGTCTTTGAGCTTTTTCCCCGTTGCAATCCGGTAGAACACCTGAAACTCACGATCCGTCAGCCGCTCATGCGGCGCGCCTTCTTTTTCGCCCTTCAGCTCAAAAACAAGTTTATCCGCCAGGGCAGAACCAATATAAGTCCCCCCGCCAGCCACTTTTCGCACCGCCTCGACCAGTTGTTCCGGCGCGGCGCTTTTCCCGAGATAGCCCGAAGCGCCCGCCTTTAAAAAACGCGCGCCATAATGTTCCTCAGGAAAAATACTGAGGATGATGACTGAAAGACGCGGCTTGATGGATTTCACCTGCGCTAAAACATCCAATCCGTTCTTGCCGGGCATGTCGTAATCCAGCAACAAAACGTCTATCTCCAATTCCTGAGCTTTGCTAAGAGCCTCGACACCATCTTCGGCGATCCCTACGAGTTCAAAATCCGACGCCTCGGAAATGATCTGCGTCAAGCCCCGGCGGACGACGGCATGATCGTCGGCGATAAGAATTTTAATTTTACGACTCATCAACTCGCCGCCTTGCGTTCAATGGAATGCGAACCGTCACCAAAGCGCCCCTCTCATTCTCAAATTCAACCGAACCATTGCGCATCAATGCGCGTTCACGCATTCCCAGAATCCCCAATGACTGTGCATCCTCAGTTTTTTTCAGGTCCAATCCCTTGCCATTGTCAGAAACCTTCATAATCACCGATTCATTTTCCAGGGAGAAACAAACGCTCACCCGGCTTGCATCC
This window of the Candidatus Nitrohelix vancouverensis genome carries:
- a CDS encoding response regulator transcription factor, producing MSRKIKILIADDHAVVRRGLTQIISEASDFELVGIAEDGVEALSKAQELEIDVLLLDYDMPGKNGLDVLAQVKSIKPRLSVIILSIFPEEHYGARFLKAGASGYLGKSAAPEQLVEAVRKVAGGGTYIGSALADKLVFELKGEKEGAPHERLTDREFQVFYRIATGKKLKDIADELAISINTVSTYRSRVLDKLDLKSNADLIHYALRNHLIGG